One window of Quercus robur chromosome 12, dhQueRobu3.1, whole genome shotgun sequence genomic DNA carries:
- the LOC126710141 gene encoding adenylate isopentenyltransferase 3, chloroplastic, translated as MSINHLQTFFLFILLQIVTSHPSRRFIMAFSTFMCQQTQPFLDFPSSGLKMDLFNPQRHKEKVVIVMGATGTGKSRLSIDLASRFPAEIINSDKMQVYKGLDIVTNKVTVEEQRGVPHHLLGIVNPNADFTVTEFCDKASHKIESIVGQGRLPIIVGGSNSYIEALIDDDDFIFRSKYECCFLWVDVSMPLLHSFVSKRVDQMLEKGMIDEVRKMFNPNLDYSRGIRRAIGVPEFDLYFRSEQFLDKEQRAMLLQEAICHIKENNCKLACRQREKIHRLRNMKGWNMHRLDATEVFRKHGREADKAWEELVAGPSGEIVGQFLYNLATKVPTNVAGIKMRNVGAAIATATYQRMQKVDTCF; from the exons ATGAGCATTAATCATCTTCAAACATTTTTTCTATTCATACTTCTTCAGATTGTCACATCTCATCCATCAAGAAG GTTCATCATGGCATTTTCCACATTCATGTGCCAACAAACACAACCATTTCTAGATTTTCCATCTAGTGGGCTGAAAatggatctcttcaatcctcaAAGACACAAAGAAAAGGTAGTGATTGTAATGGGAGCAACAGGAACTGGCAAGTCAAGACTCTCCATTGATCTTGCTAGTCGGTTTCCGGCCGAGATCATCAACTCTGATAAAATGCAAGTGTACAAGGGACTTGACATAGTCACCAACAAAGTCACTGTAGAAGAGCAACGTGGTGTGCCTCACCATTTGCTAGGGATAGTAAATCCTAATGCTGATTTCACGGTAACAGAGTTTTGTGACAAAGCATCACATAAGATTGAGTCAATTGTAGGACAAGGCCGCCTTCCAATCATTGTTGGAGGCTCCAATTCTTACATTGAAGCCTTAatagatgatgatgattttatatttagatCAAAGTATGAATGTTGCTTTCTTTGGGTGGATGTGTCAATGCCTTTGCTTCACTCATTTGTGTCAAAGCGAGTTGATCAAATGCTTGAAAAGGGCATGATAGATGAGGTAAGAAAAATGTTCAATCCTAATTTGGACTACTCAAGAGGGATTAGAAGGGCAATTGGGGTTCCGGAATTCGATCTATATTTTCGAAGTGAACAATTTTTAGACAAAGAACAACGTGCAATGTTACTCCAAGAAGCAATATGTCACATTAAGGAAAATAATTGCAAATTAGCATGCCGCCAAAGGGAGAAAATTCACCGGCTTAGAAATATGAAAGGGTGGAATATGCACAGGCTTGACGCCACAGAAGTGTTTCGAAAGCACGGAAGAGAAGCAGATAAGGCATGGGAAGAGCTTGTAGCTGGACCAAGCGGTGAGATTGTTGGCCAATTTCTTTACAATTTGGCCACCAAGGTACCTACAAATGTCGCAGGCATTAAGATGAGGAATGTAGGAGCAGCCATTGCAACAGCAACTTATCAGAGGATGCAAAAGGTGGATACTTGCTTCTGA